From the Pediococcus acidilactici genome, the window GATCATTAGCAAACATAATTTCGTCAGCGAAACCTTTATCGACGGCATCACTAGCGGTTAACCATGTTTCGTTTGCCATTAGTTGTAGCAAATCGGCTTGATCCATGCCGGTTTTTGTTTCATAAGCACTGGCAATTGATTGATCAATGCCATTTAAAATACTGGCTTCATGCTCTAAATCGTCAGCATTACCAGCTGGTTGTGACCATGCTTTATGAATCATAATTTGGGCAGTTGGTGAAATGTTGATATGATCGCCAGCCATAGCAATCACGCTTGCCGCACTAGCGGCTAAGCCTTGAATGTTAACTGTTACATTGCCAGCATAATTCTTTAACATGGTGTAAATCTCACTAGCTGCGAAAACATCACCACCGTTGGAAGCAATGTCAACTTCAAGTGCTTCATCATCACCATCATCGTCGTCATCATCATTTAAAATGTCAGCAACACCCGAAGGTGATACTGCTGGCATTCCAAAGAACTGATAGAAACCGGCTGTTTGATCATCAACAATATCGCCTTTAATCATTACTTTCTTTGTCATCATTATCACCTCCTTTTTCTGATTTAGCCTCAGGCATTTCATCTGGTAAATAACCAGTCTGTTGTAGTAACCAAGTTGCTTGATTATTGGCAATTGCGCCATTTTTAGTTAGCCCTGCTAGGGTAGTTGCAAATGAGTCTCCCAATGGGTCTACAGCAGTTCGCATATTGGCTGTAATCTTAGCATTAAGCTTATTATCCAACTCGGCTATAATCGCCTGTAAGTAGCGATTAAGGGCATTGGTGTACATACCCTTAATTTGGTCAATATTACTTTGCTGGTCGCCTTGGCCGTTTAAATAGCTATCAGGAAT encodes:
- a CDS encoding Clp protease ClpP, which gives rise to MTKKVMIKGDIVDDQTAGFYQFFGMPAVSPSGVADILNDDDDDDGDDEALEVDIASNGGDVFAASEIYTMLKNYAGNVTVNIQGLAASAASVIAMAGDHINISPTAQIMIHKAWSQPAGNADDLEHEASILNGIDQSIASAYETKTGMDQADLLQLMANETWLTASDAVDKGFADEIMFANDQQLQPVNAISHIPPKSAVNKLMNLIYKADKDKAKPVKEENTTNSQSAELRNSKLTILFGKNEKEAN